In the Oncorhynchus tshawytscha isolate Ot180627B linkage group LG17, Otsh_v2.0, whole genome shotgun sequence genome, one interval contains:
- the LOC121839767 gene encoding protein ATP6V1FNB-like, whose protein sequence is MDSQKQEFWKEAILKEKIVRLNWFRDNWIKPKLVKKVGEKRGMKLPQINEPQREAKPLKTLTRDGAQVKSRDEKVLIDVMRPVSGETRDVLYDGFSLEETGRYKYLLLRKQKDPEVKYLYPITSNWQYGWGLGDMNKAYVPMYALNAIVKESFFRKNGVFPRSATSDTVA, encoded by the exons ATGGATTCTCAAAAACAGGAGTTTTGGAAGGAGGCTATTTTGAAAGAAAAAATTGTCAGACTAAATTGGTTTCGAGATAACTGGATCAAACCTAAACTCGTCAAAAAGGTGGGTGAAAAACGAGGGATGAAACTGCCACAAATCAACGAACCTCAACGTGAAGCGAAACCTTTGAAAACGCTGACCAGAGATGGGGCGCAGGTCAAAAGTAGAGATGAGAAGGTCCTTATTGATGTGATGCGGCCGGTTTCGGGAGAGACTCGGGATGTGCTGTATGATGGCTTTTCGTTAGAGGAGACTGGACGCTACAAATACCTCCTCCTCAGGAAGCAAAAGGATCCTGAGGTCAAGTACCTCTACCCTATAACCAGCAACTGGCAGTATGGATGGGGTctgg GTGACATGAACAAGGCCTACGTCCCGATGTACGCACTCAACGCCATTGTGAAAGAGAGCTTTTTCCGCAAGAACGGCGTCTTCCCTCGCTCCGCCACCTCAGACACCGTGGCGTGA